ATTGTTGAAAACCAATGAGCTCTTAACGCGTTTCCCTGAAGTTTTAGCAAAGTACCAAGATCGTTTCCGTTATATTTTGGTTGATGAGTACCAAGATACGAATCACTCTCAATATCTGATTGTTAGAGCTTTGTCGGATAGATTTCAGAATATTTGTGTGGTGGGAGATGATGCGCAGAGTATTTATGCCTTCCGTGGTGCGAATATCAATAACATTCTGAATTTCCAAAAAGATTACGAAGGTGTAATTATGTTCCGTTTAGAGCAGAATTACCGTTCGACAAGAAACATTGTAGAAGCGGCAAATACCGTGATGGAACATAATAAAACCAAACTAGATAAAGTAGTTTGGACAGCAAACGAGTTTGGACCAAAGATTAAAGTTCATAGAAGTTTGACTGATGCAGAAGAAGGTCGTTTTGTAGCAAGCACGATTTTTGAACAGAAAATGCAAAATCAATTGCATAATGGTGCTTTTGCAATTTTGTATCGTACCAATGCTCAGTCGCGCGCGATGGAAGATGCTTTGAGAAAACGTGACATTCCGTATAGAATTTATGGTGGTTTATCTTTTTATCAACGTAAAGAGATTAAAGACGTTTTATGTTATTTGCGTCTGGTTCTAAATCCAAAAGACGAAGAAGCTTTGGTTCGTGTAATCAATTATCCAGCACGTGGAATTGGAGACACAACAGTTGAAAAATTAACTATTGCTGCCAATCATTACAAACGTTCGATTTGGGAAGTAATGGTAAATATTGATAAAATTGATTTAAAATTGAATGCTGGAACAAAGAACAAATTGAAAGATTTTGTTACTATGATCCAGAGTTTTCAGGTTATCGATCAGAACCAAGATGCTTTTTATATTACAGACCACGTTGCAAAGAAAACCGGATTAGTTCAGGAATTGAAGAAAGATGCTACTCCAGAGGGGATGGCGAAAATTCAGAACATCGAAGAGCTTTTAAACGGTATTAAAGATTTTACCGAAGGGCAAAGAGAAATTGACGGAGCAAGAGGTGCGCTTTCTGAGTTTATGGAAGATGTAGCTTTGGCAACAGATTTGGATAAAGATACAAACGATGATGATCGTGTTGCTTTGATGACCATTCACTTAGCAAAAGGACTGGAGTTTCCGCATGTATTTGTGGTAGGAATGGAAGAAGATTTGTTTCCAAGCGCTATGAGTATGAGTACGAGAAGTGAATTGGAAGAAGAGCGCCGTTTATTCTATGTGGCATTAACCCGTGCAGAACATCAAGCGTATTTGACCTATGCTCAGTCTCGTTATCGATGGGGAAAACTAACGGATAGTGAACCTTCTCGTTTTATTGAAGAAATTGATGGTCAGTTTTTGGAATATTTGACTCCAGCCGAAACAAATTATCGTTATAAGTCTCCAATTGATGGCGATATTTTTGGAGATGTAGATAAATCAAAATTGCGATTGGCAAAACCAGTAGGAGGAACTCCGCCCAAACATATTACAGACAACAGTCCGAAGCCTGATTTAAATATTAGAAAACTAAAACCAGTTTCGGGAAATGCGCCAAGTAATGGAAATTCGAATTTATTTGATAGTAAATTGACCGTAGGAAATATTGTCATGCATGAACGTTTTGGAAAGGGAGAAGTGATGAATTTAGAAGGTGTTGGTCCAGATAGAAAAGCAGAAATTAAATTTGAAGTAGGAGGAATTAAGAAATTGTTGTTAAGATTTGCTAAATTAGATGTCGTAGGATAAAAATGTTTCAAGTTTTAAGTTTCAGGTTTCAAGTTATTACAAAGTAATTTGAAACCTGAAACGTTAAACAAGTTAAACTTTAAACTAAAAAGAAAAATGGCCGAATTTATAAAAATATACCCAGATAAACCTAGTGAAGCTGCTATTGCAAAAGTGGTAAAAGTGCTTCAGAATGGTGGTTTGGTAATTTATCCAACTGATACTGTTTATGGGTTAGGCTGTGATATTACCAATTCGAGAGCGTTAGAAAAAATTGCTAGAATAAAAGGAGTAAAACTGGAGAAGGCAAACTTTTCCTTTATTTGCCATGATTTGAGTAATTTGTCAGATTATGTAAGGCAGATCAATACTTCAACTTTTAAGATTTTAAAGAGAGCCTTGCCAGGACCTTATACTTTTATTTTACCTGGAAATAATAGTTTGCCGAAAGAGTTTAAAAAGAAAACTACAGTTGGTATTCGTGTGCCTGATAATAATATTATATTGGAGATTGTTCGCCAGTTAGGAAATCCGGTTGTTTCAACTTCTATTCGAGATGAAGATGATGTAATAGAATATACTACCGATCCAGAATTAATTTTTGAGAAATGGCAGAATATTGTAGATCTTGTAATCGATGGTGGCTATGGAGATAATGTAGGTTCTACAATTATTGATCTTTCTGAACATGAGCCAGTTATCGTAAGGGAAGGTAAGGGAGATATTGATATTTTGTAAAAAAATACACTAAAAGTATAATAGTATAGAAATTATGAGTAACTTTATTATGTTAAAATTTAGTTAGTTACTTAAAAATAATGCTATTCTTGATTTATATTTAATTGGTTATTAAAAAAATTAAGGATACATAAAAGCAGGTCATTAGACCTGCTTTTTCTGTATTATAAAGTATGTGAAACTCTAATTATTTTTGTTGTTTCTTCATTTCTTTTTCAATCATATCATAGAATTGATCGATTTTTGGCATAACAACAATACGAGTTCTTCTGTTACGAGCTTTGTTCTCAGCAGAATCGTTTGCAACTAATGGTACATAAGAACTTCTACCTGCAGCAATTAATTTAGCTGGGTTAACACCAAGATCGTTTGTTAATACACGAACGATAGAAGTAGAACGTTTAACACTTAAATCCCAGTTGTCTAAGATAATACCGTTGCTTTTGTAAGGAACGTCATCAGTGTGTCCTTCAACCATACATTCGAAATCTGGTTTGTCGTTTACAACTTTTGCAACTTTAGCTAAAACAGATTTAGCTTTGTCACTTACGTCGTAGCTTCCGCTTTTGAATAATAATTTATCAGCGATAGAGATAAATACAACCCCTTTTTCAACATTGATTTCGATGTCTGGATCGTTGATTCCAACTGCACCTTTCAAGCTTGTAACTAATGCTAAAGTAACACTGTCTTTTTTAGTTAAAGCATCTTGAAGTCTAGAGATTTTCAAATCTTTTTCTTTTAAACTTTCAAGAGATTTTTCAAGGTTTTCAGCACCTTTAGTAGTTAAGATAGTTAAATCTTTAGAGCTGTTGATTAAATCTTGATTATGTTGTTTGTAGCTTTCAGCTGTAGCAGCTAATCCAGCTTTTTCTTCTAAGCACGTATTTAATTTTACAGTACAAGAGTTTAACAAATCTTGAGTCTCTTTGTTTTTAGCTTCCAACTCTGCATATTTCTTTTTAGAAACACAAGATGTTAGGGCCATTAATACTGATAGTGCGATAACTATTTTTCTCATAAATTTAATTTTAATTAGACTTGATTACAAATTTAGTTTTTAATATTTTGAATACTGTTAAAGATTTCTTTAAATAAGGTCAATTTCTTGATGTAATAAAGGAAAACGATGCTTTTCACCGAATAGTATTGCTGTATTTGAAAATCTTTTCGTTTTTTAAGATATTTTAAAGATAAGCAATAAAATGAAAAATGTGCTTTTAAAATGGCAAGAGTGTGCCCGAATTTACCTTGTGTAAGAAAACGGATACCGGCAATGCCATCTAATACCATGCGGAAAAAAATTACAAAGAATAATCCTTTTGAAGGCAGATTTTTAACCAACATTAGCAATGAATTTCTAAAATTCAAATAAGTTTTTTTAGGATTTCCTTGCTGTAAAGTTGCGCCACCAACATGATAAACAACAGATTGGTAATTATATTTTATAATATGCCCTTCATTTGCAGCTCGCCAGCATAAATCAATTTCTTCCTGATGCGCAAAGAAACTTTCGTCAAAACCTCCTAATTCATGAAAAACGTTCTTTCTGATAAAGAAACAAGCGCCGGAAGCCCAGAACAATTCAATATTATCATTGTATTGCCCATAGTCTTTTTCAATTGTATCAAATATTCTTCCTCTGCAAAAAGGAAATCCGTATTTATCGATAAAACCACCGGCAGCACCTGCATATTCAAAGTATTCCTTGTTTTTAAAATCAAGAATTTTTGGCTGAATAATAGCGGTTTGATTTTCTTTTTCGAAAGTGTCTAGAATGGGCTGAAGCCAGTTTTCTGTGACTTCAATATCTGAATTTACTAATGCATATATTTCAGCATCAATATGTTTTAAGGCGTCATTATAACCTTTTGCAAAACCATAATTGCCTGAATTTTTTACAATTTTTACAGTTGGAAAATGTTCTGTAACATACGCAACAGAATTGTCCGTAGAATCATTGTCAGCAACGTAAATCGCTGCTCCTTCTGAAAACTGAATAACAGATGGTAAAAACTGCTCCAGCAATTTTACTCCGTTCCAATTTAAAATTACAACTGCTATTTTTTCCAAAAGTATTTAGTTCTTTATTATTTGTTAGTGGTTTTCTTTATAGTCTGGCAGATTTTTTAAAAACTCATATTTCTCGTTTTCAAAATCCATTTGACAATAAAAATGGTTCAGTCCGTTGGTAACATTCAAAAACCGTGCCTGCATTGTCATATTGTAACGTGCAATTTGATCAAAAGTTGCTTGAGAGATTTTAACTTCTGGAGCTTTGCACTCTACTAATATGTGTATAGAACCATCTGGGTTAAATACAACAACATCGTATCGCTTTCGTAATCCGTTGACGGTTAAAACTTTCTCGACATTAATAAGTGATTTTGGGTATTTTTTTTCATGCATTAAAAAATGAACTACGTGTTGGCGAACCCATTCTTCTGGCGTAAGAATTATAAATTTTTTCCTGATTTCATCAAAAATAGACACTTTATTTTCGCTATTTTTGAATCGGAAAGTATAAGCAGGGAAATTAAGTTTAAGCATAAAGCAAAAATATAAAATAGTTTCAGGTTTCAAATTTAAAGTTTCAAGTTTTGAAGCATAATTTGAAACCTGAAACTTGAAACAAAAGATTGAATGGACGAAGTAGTAAAAATTGTTAACGATATTAAAGCCGGAGATATTAAACCGATTTATTTTTTAATGGGCGAAGAACCTTATTATATAGATAAATTGTCTGAATATATTGAACAGAATGTATTAGCTGAAGAAGAAAAAGGTTTTAATCAGACAGTTTTATATGGAAGAGATGTGTCAATTGATGATATTGTTTCAACGGCCAAGCGTTATCCTATGATGGCTGAACGTCAGGTTGTTATCGTAAAAGAAGCGCAAGATTTGTCCAGAACAATCGATAAAATAGAATCTTACGTAGAAAATCCAATGCAAACAACTGTTTTAGTTTTTTGTTATAAATATAAGACACTAGATAAACGTAAAAAAGTTACTAAGCTATTAGGACAAAAAGGCGTTGTTTACGAAAGTAAAAAATTATATGAGAACCAAGTAGGAGACTGGATTAAACGCGTTTTGGCTGGAAAAAAATATACAATTGATCCTAAGGCAAATGCCATGCTTGTAGAATTTTTAGGTACAGATTTGAGTAAGATCAACAATGAGCTAGAAAAACTACAGATTATTTTACCGCAAGGCACGATGATTACTGCGGAGCATATTGAAGAGAATATTGGTTTTAGTAAAGATTATAATGTATTCGAACTTAGAAAAGCAATCGGAGAACGTAATCAATTGAAAGCGTATAAGATAGCAGAAAATTTTGCTCATAATCCTAAAGAATATCCTTTAGTTATGACTACTGGGTTGGTATTTGGGTTCTTTGTCCAACTTTTAAAATATCACGGATTAAAAGACAAGAATCCTAAAAACGTTGCAGCAACACTTGGAGTAAATCCGTTTTTCTTAAAAGAATATGATTTGGCAGTAAAAAACTATCCAATGAGAAAGGTGAGCCAAATTGTTGGAGCCTTACGTGATATTGATGTTAAAAGTAAAGGTGTAGGTGCCAACGCGTTACCGCAATCGGATTTACTAAAAGAAATGCTCTATAAAATATTTAATTAAGCCATTAAAATTCACGATATTTGCGTTTCTAAAAATTTTACTACTTAAAAATAATTGCACAATTATGGGAATGAATAAAAACACCATTTTAGGATGGGCAACTTTAATAATGGTACTTATGGGGTTGTTGCTTATAGCTCTTGGAATCTTTAGATATAGTGATGTTTCAGGATGGGGATTTGCTGCTGTTGGAGTTGGATTTTTTGCTAATGCATGGGTATTCAATGCTTTAAAAGGCAGGGTTTAGAATTTTGAGATTTAAAGAAATAAATAATTATAATAAAAAAAATAAAAAATGTCAGACGATAAGAAAGTAATTTTCTCAATGCAGAAATTGAGCAAAACCTATCAGGGAGCAGACAAACCAGTTCTTAAGAATATTTACCTTAGTTTCTTTTATGGTGCTAAGATTGGTATTTTGGGACTTAATGGTTCTGGAAAATCTTCTCTTTTAAAGATTATTGCTGGAGTTGACAAAAACTACCAAGGAGATGTAGTTTTTCAACCTGGATATACAGTAGGATATTTAGAGCAAGAACCAATTCTTGATGATTCTAAGACAGTTATCGAAATTGTTCGTGAAGGAGCTGCAGAAACAATGGCGGTTTTAGAGGAGTACAACCAAATCAATGACTTATTTGGTCTTCCAGAATACTACGAAGATCAAGATAAAATGGATAAATTGATGGACCGTCAAGCAGCATTGCAAGACAAAATCGATGCTCTTGGCGCTTGGGAAATCGATACTAAATTAGAAATCGCAATGGATGCGTTGCGTACTCCAGAAGGAGATACTCCAATCAAAAACCTTTCAGGAGGAGAGCGTCGTCGTGTAGCTTTATGCCGTTTGTTGTTGCAACAACCAGATGTATTGTTATTAGATGAGCCAACCAACCACCTTGATGCTGAGTCAGTTCTATGGTTGGAGCAGCATTTAGCGCAATATTCAGGAACTGTAATTGCTGTAACCCACGACCGTTATTTCTTGGATAATGTTGCCGGATGGATTCTAGAGTTGGATAGAGGAGAAGGTATTCCATGGAAAGGAAATTATTCTTCTTGGTTGGATCAAAAATCAAACCGTTTGGCTCAAGAGGAAAAGGTGGCTTCTAAACGTAGAAAAACTTTAGAGCGTGAGTTGGAGTGGGTTCGTCAAGGAGCTAAAGGTCGTCAGACTAAACAAAAAGCGCGTTTACAGAACTATGACAAATTATTAAATGAAGATCAAAAACAACTAGACGAAAAATTAGAGATCTATATTCCGAATGGTCCTCGTTTAGGAACAAATGTCATTGAGGCTAAAAATGTTGCGAAAGCTTTTGGTGATAAATTATTGTATGATAATTTGAACTTTACCTTGCCACAAGCTGGTATTGTTGGGATTATTGGACCTAACGGTGCTGGTAAATCGACTATTTTCAAAATGATAATGGGTGAACAAGCTACAGATAGCGGAGAATTTTCTGTCGGAGACACAGTGAAAATTGCTTATGTAGACCAGTCACACTCTAATATTGATCCAAACAAATCTATTTGGGAAAACTTTGCCGATGGTCAGGAATTGATAATGATGGGAGGAAAGCAAGTTAACTCAAGAGCCTATTTGTCACGTTTCAATTTTGGTGGCGGTGAGCAGAATAAAAAAGTTTCTATGCTTTCTGGTGGAGAGCGTAACCGTTTGCACTTGGCCATGACTTTGAAGGAAGAAGGAAACGTACTTTTACTGGATGAGCCTACGAATGATCTTGACGTAAATACACTTCGAGCTCTTGAAGAAGGTTTGGAGAATTTTGCTGGTTGTGCTGTAATTATTTCTCACGACAGATGGTTCTTAGATAGAATTTGTACACATATTTTAGCTTTCGAAGGTGACTCTGAAGTTTATTTCTTTGAAGGAAGTTTTTCTGATTATGAAGAAAATAAAAAGAAACGTCTAGGTGGTGATTTAACTCCGAAACGTTTGAAATACAGAAAATTGATCAGATAGTTTCTGATAAATTTCCAATAAAAAAAATCCCAAATTCCAATTAGTGTGAATTTGGGATTTTTTATTTCAAGTGTTTATGCGTTTAGTTTTGTCATTTCAGGAACAAGATCACGCTAAATTGGAATTTTTTAAAGAAATTTTGCTTTTAACTCTGGAGTCGGAATCATGCAACTTTCTTTCTTGCCATACCAATTGTATCTATTTTTTGCCACATAGTCGTAAATTCTATCACTAATAAAAATAGGAACAATTCTAAAAATTGAAATGAGTTTCCATAAGCCTCCAAAATTTTTTGCTATTTCAATTGCTGCAGAAGACTTATAAAAATATGCTGTTTTTGGATCATACAAAATAATACTATCCATTTTAGAAAAACTGATTCCTAAGTGTTTGCAGATTGAAATGCCCAAATCTGATTGCAATGCAACAAATCTGAAAATGTCTTTTTTGTCATGGTTTATAATATATTGCACAGCAGTACTGCACAGATTGCAAACTCCGTCAAAAAGAACTATTTTTTTATTTTCTGGAAGGCTTTCCATTTTATTAGGTTTGTTTCAAATTTTACATTTCACGTTTTGATATGCATGAAAGTGAGCTTGGATTATTATATTGTCTTTATTTGTTTTGTTTATTGAATTTTAATTTTTAATAAATTTTATAAATTAAAAATGACTTTGATAAATTCTTTAAGATGGATTTTAAAAAATAAAGCATCTTATTTATCCTATTTTGTAAAAACGTTTCTTAAATCGCTTTATTTTAATTTTTCTATTTTTTAACCGTTATTAAACACTGAAAATTTATTTTTTAACCGCTTCTACCAATTCCAATTCATCTAAACTTACTTTCGAAGTGAAAATTCCGTAATTAACCGTTGCTTTATTTTTTTCGATTAAATCAATACTTCCGACCGATCTTCCGTCGAGCATCCTTACTCTATCGCCAACTTTCAAAATTGGTTTTGGTTTTTCAATAACTGGCTTAAGTTTCTTCTCTTTTTTCTCTTTTCGAATTTCCTCAACTTTTACCTGTACTTCAGCAATAATTTCTTTCTGTTTTTCAACTTTTGCTTTTACTTCTTTCGGAGTTGCTTTTTTACGTTTAGAATTTTCGATCTCAACAATTTTTAAAAATTCACCAATTAGTTCTTTTTTGTTTTTGTTGTTAAAATACTTCTCGGCAATGTCGTCAATTTTTTGTCCAATGTAAATTATCTTTTGATTGCTGTCATATAATTCCTGATAACTTTCCAATTTTTGTTGGATTCTGGTATTGATATTTTCCATCTTTTTGCTTTCTTCTCGAGCACGAGTTTCTTCTTCTTTTAAATTCAAAGAAGTTTTTTCTAACTTCGAACGCTCTTTCTGTAAAGTAGCAATTGTTTTATCAAAACGAACTTTTCCAACTTCAATTTTCTTTTTTGCACGATTGATCAATCCAAACGGAATTCCATTTTTTTGAGCAACTTCAAATGTAAACGAACTTCCTGCCTGACCTAAAGCTAATTTGTACATTGGTTCAAGAGATTTTTCGTCAAACATCATATTGGCATTTGTAGCATATGGTAGCTCGTTTGCGAAAATTTTTAAATTGGAATAATGCGTTGTGATAATTCCGAACGCTTCACGATGATAAAATTCTTCCAGAAAAATTTCAGCCAAAGCGCCACCCAGTTCAGGATCAGAACCTGTACCAAATTCATCAATTAAAAACATGGTTTTGCTATTACATTTCTTTAAAAAGTAATTCATGTTTTTTAATCGGTAACTATAAGTACTTAGGTGATTTTCAATAGATTGATTGTCTCCAATATCGGTTAGGATTCTATCAAACAAAAAAGTTTCGCTTCTTTCGTGAACCGGAATCAAAATTCCAGATTGCAGCATTAATTGCAATAAGCCAACTGTTTTTAATGAAATGGTTTTCCCTCCAGCATTTGGTCCAGAAATTACAATAATTCTATTTTCTTGTTTTAACTCGATTGTCTGCGGATGCGTAACTTCTTTTTTCTGTTTATTGTTGAGATATAAAATCGGATGATACGCTTCTCTAAAGAATAATCTTCTTTCTTCTGTAATTGTTGGTAAGATTCCGTTTATTCGATTTGCATATTTTGCCTTTCCTGCAACAACATCAATATCACTTAAAAAGTCTTGATATTCAATTAATAAAGGAAGATATGGGCGAATTACATTTGATAAATTCTTTAAAATTCTTGTAATTTCTTCTTTCTCTTCATATTCCAAGTTGGCTAATTCACGAGAATACTTCAAAGTAGCTTCAGGTTCGATATATGCAATGCTTCCAGTTTTAGAACTTCCTAGAATTGAACCTTTTACTTTACGACGATACATGGCTAAAACCGCTAAAACTCTACGATTTTGTACAAAACTTTCTTTAATATCATCCAAATAACCTAAACCGTTGTACTGCGTTAAAGCTACACCAAAACTTTGATTTACTTTTCCGCGAACTAAGTTCATATTTTGTCTAATCCCAGCCAAAGCAGGAGAAGCATTGTCTTTTATTTCGCCATATTTATCTACAATTGCATCAATTGCAGTGATAATATCTTTGGTTAATTCTACTCTTGAAGCTCTAGCATTTAAGTTTGGATAATAGTCATCGAATTTTTTCAAGAAATTCAATAAGACATTTGTTGTTGCAGAAAGATTTGCGATTTTTCTAAAACTTCCAACTTCAAGAAAGCTGTCTTCGATTGCTAAGAATTTAATTTCATGCGTGATAGCGTCAAATCCATGATTTGGAATTGCATTATTATTTTGAAAAGAAGACACATACTCTGATGTTTGCATCAGCGATTGCATTAATTCTTCTTTGTCTCTAAATGGTTTTATTTGTAAAGCCTTTTCTTTTCCAATATCGGTGTTGCAACCATCTGAGATGGTTTCCAAAACAGTTGGAAATTGTAAGTCTTGTAATGTTTTTTCTGTAATACTGATCATTTAATTTCTTTATGAAAGTAGAGGCAAAAGTACGAAAACATTATGATTGAAATCTACAAGTAATCGCTAATTTTATGTAATAGTAAATATGATTTTAAGTAATAATTTCTGAAATTCGCATAAAAAAAATTATGGACGTAAAAATGCATTCTTCTTGGAAACCAGTTTTGAATGAAGAATTTGAAAAACCATATTTCAACGATTTAATCGAATTTGTAAAATCTGAATATGCAACAAAAGTTTGTTACCCAAAAGGGAATCAGATTTTTTCAGCTTTTGATCATTGTCATTTTGATGAAGTAAAAGTTGTTATTATTGGGCAAGACCCTTATCATGGGCCAAATCAAGCAAATGGATTGTGTTTTTCTGTAAATGATGGAATTCCTTTTCCACCATCACTTCAAAATATATTCAAAGAAATTCAAGACGATTTCAATATACCAATGCCTAATACAGGTAATTTGGAACGCTGGGCAGATCAAGGTGTTTTTCTGTTAAACGCAACTTTAACGGTAAGACAATCTGAAGCAGGAAGCCATCAGGGAAAAGGATGGGAAAAATTTACAGATGCAGTTATCAAGCAAATTTCTGCTGAAAAAGAAAATGTTGTTTTCTTACTTTGGGGAGGTTTCGCTCAAAAGAAAGCGGCTTTGATTGATGCTTCAAAACATCATATTCTAAAATCGGGTCATCCTTCGCCATTAAGCGCAAATAGAGGATTTTGGTTCGGGAATAAACATTTCAGTCAGACAAATGAATTCTTGAAATCTAAAGGATTGAAAGAAATTGAATGGTGATTTTCTAAAAGTGACAAAGACTCAGAGGGGCAAAATGAAAAACTTTGCGTCTTTGTGACTTTGCGAGAAATGTTTTTTATATAAAAAAAAATCTTTTGAATCTGCGAGAAACAAAAGAATTTAATTTATGTTATTTTTTTACAATTTCTTCTAAAACAGCTTTATTTTCGTAATTAACCACTTTTAGAATAATCTCTTGGTTTTTTACTGTTTTTCCTTCAATGATATAAAGTTTTCCTTTATTGAACGGAACATTACTTTGGTCAAAATCTACATCTCCATAAGTTAATGTATTTTTGACATCTGCTGTGTCAACCCATTTTTCACTTAAAGTCTGAACAGCTTTTGGAGAATATTGAAAAGGTTTTGTTCTAAGGTTGTTTAAAACTCGAGCATTTGGGAAATAATTACAACGAGTGTCTTTTCCAATAAAAAATCCTGATACAATAAAACATCCCATTACGAGACCAATCAGATAATATGCAAAACGGTATGCGAACTTCATGAAATAATTTTTTTGCAAAGGTACACTAAAGTTCCTTTAGAATACAAGTAAATTAATATCGTTATCAGGTAAATCAAACCAATCGCCAATTGCTTTATTGGTTAAAATTCCGTGATAAAGATAAATTCCGTTTTTAAGACCTTTGTTGCAACGAATTGCGCTTTCAATACCACCATCTTCAGCTATCTGATGCAGGTAAGGGGTTAGAATATTACTTATTGATAATGAGGCAGTTTTGGAGTATCGTGAAGGTATATTAGGTACGCAATAATGTAAAACATTACTTTTTATAAATGTAGGTTTTTCGTGAGTTGTAACTTCCGAAGTTTCAAAGCAACCGCCAGTATCGATGCTGACATCCACAATTACGGCACCTTTTTTCATGTGTTCAACCATTGTTTCATTAACAACAATCGGACATCTTTCTTTTCCTCGCATGGCACCAATGGCTACATCACAGCGTCTTAAAGCCTTTAATAGTCCTTTTTGCTGAATAGTTGAAGTAAAAATTCTTTGATTTAAATTGTTTTGGAGACGACGTAGTTTTGTAATAGAATTATCAAAAACTTTTACGTTCGCACCTAGTCCAATGGCAGTTTTGGCAGCAAATTCACCAACTGTTCCTGCTCCCAAAATAACAACTTCAGTAGGAGGAACGCCTGTAATGTTTCCAAACAAAAGGCCTTTTCCAAATTCGTTAGTAATCATTAATTCAGCTGCAATAAGGATTGAAGCCGTTCCTGCAATTTCGCTTAAAGATTTTACTGCAGGATAAGATCCGTCTTCATCTTTTATATATTCAAAAGCTAAGGCTGTAATCTTTTTTTGCGCTAGCGCTTCAAAGTATTCTTTCTTTTTAGTTTTAAGCTGAATAGCAGAA
The Flavobacterium humidisoli DNA segment above includes these coding regions:
- a CDS encoding DUF4258 domain-containing protein; translation: MKFAYRFAYYLIGLVMGCFIVSGFFIGKDTRCNYFPNARVLNNLRTKPFQYSPKAVQTLSEKWVDTADVKNTLTYGDVDFDQSNVPFNKGKLYIIEGKTVKNQEIILKVVNYENKAVLEEIVKK
- a CDS encoding alanine dehydrogenase translates to MSITLTPFTKQQLIPQEEKLEVGRFKRELFIGIPKETSYQERRICLTPDAVTSLTYEGHRVMIESGAGESSSYTDKEYADAGAEITKDTKRVFGCPFLLKVEPPTLAEIEMINPETVIISAIQLKTKKKEYFEALAQKKITALAFEYIKDEDGSYPAVKSLSEIAGTASILIAAELMITNEFGKGLLFGNITGVPPTEVVILGAGTVGEFAAKTAIGLGANVKVFDNSITKLRRLQNNLNQRIFTSTIQQKGLLKALRRCDVAIGAMRGKERCPIVVNETMVEHMKKGAVIVDVSIDTGGCFETSEVTTHEKPTFIKSNVLHYCVPNIPSRYSKTASLSISNILTPYLHQIAEDGGIESAIRCNKGLKNGIYLYHGILTNKAIGDWFDLPDNDINLLVF
- the ettA gene encoding energy-dependent translational throttle protein EttA, whose translation is MSDDKKVIFSMQKLSKTYQGADKPVLKNIYLSFFYGAKIGILGLNGSGKSSLLKIIAGVDKNYQGDVVFQPGYTVGYLEQEPILDDSKTVIEIVREGAAETMAVLEEYNQINDLFGLPEYYEDQDKMDKLMDRQAALQDKIDALGAWEIDTKLEIAMDALRTPEGDTPIKNLSGGERRRVALCRLLLQQPDVLLLDEPTNHLDAESVLWLEQHLAQYSGTVIAVTHDRYFLDNVAGWILELDRGEGIPWKGNYSSWLDQKSNRLAQEEKVASKRRKTLERELEWVRQGAKGRQTKQKARLQNYDKLLNEDQKQLDEKLEIYIPNGPRLGTNVIEAKNVAKAFGDKLLYDNLNFTLPQAGIVGIIGPNGAGKSTIFKMIMGEQATDSGEFSVGDTVKIAYVDQSHSNIDPNKSIWENFADGQELIMMGGKQVNSRAYLSRFNFGGGEQNKKVSMLSGGERNRLHLAMTLKEEGNVLLLDEPTNDLDVNTLRALEEGLENFAGCAVIISHDRWFLDRICTHILAFEGDSEVYFFEGSFSDYEENKKKRLGGDLTPKRLKYRKLIR
- a CDS encoding uracil-DNA glycosylase, which codes for MDVKMHSSWKPVLNEEFEKPYFNDLIEFVKSEYATKVCYPKGNQIFSAFDHCHFDEVKVVIIGQDPYHGPNQANGLCFSVNDGIPFPPSLQNIFKEIQDDFNIPMPNTGNLERWADQGVFLLNATLTVRQSEAGSHQGKGWEKFTDAVIKQISAEKENVVFLLWGGFAQKKAALIDASKHHILKSGHPSPLSANRGFWFGNKHFSQTNEFLKSKGLKEIEW
- a CDS encoding endonuclease MutS2; the protein is MISITEKTLQDLQFPTVLETISDGCNTDIGKEKALQIKPFRDKEELMQSLMQTSEYVSSFQNNNAIPNHGFDAITHEIKFLAIEDSFLEVGSFRKIANLSATTNVLLNFLKKFDDYYPNLNARASRVELTKDIITAIDAIVDKYGEIKDNASPALAGIRQNMNLVRGKVNQSFGVALTQYNGLGYLDDIKESFVQNRRVLAVLAMYRRKVKGSILGSSKTGSIAYIEPEATLKYSRELANLEYEEKEEITRILKNLSNVIRPYLPLLIEYQDFLSDIDVVAGKAKYANRINGILPTITEERRLFFREAYHPILYLNNKQKKEVTHPQTIELKQENRIIVISGPNAGGKTISLKTVGLLQLMLQSGILIPVHERSETFLFDRILTDIGDNQSIENHLSTYSYRLKNMNYFLKKCNSKTMFLIDEFGTGSDPELGGALAEIFLEEFYHREAFGIITTHYSNLKIFANELPYATNANMMFDEKSLEPMYKLALGQAGSSFTFEVAQKNGIPFGLINRAKKKIEVGKVRFDKTIATLQKERSKLEKTSLNLKEEETRAREESKKMENINTRIQQKLESYQELYDSNQKIIYIGQKIDDIAEKYFNNKNKKELIGEFLKIVEIENSKRKKATPKEVKAKVEKQKEIIAEVQVKVEEIRKEKKEKKLKPVIEKPKPILKVGDRVRMLDGRSVGSIDLIEKNKATVNYGIFTSKVSLDELELVEAVKK
- a CDS encoding thiol-disulfide oxidoreductase DCC family protein gives rise to the protein MESLPENKKIVLFDGVCNLCSTAVQYIINHDKKDIFRFVALQSDLGISICKHLGISFSKMDSIILYDPKTAYFYKSSAAIEIAKNFGGLWKLISIFRIVPIFISDRIYDYVAKNRYNWYGKKESCMIPTPELKAKFL